One genomic segment of Vulpes vulpes isolate BD-2025 chromosome 2, VulVul3, whole genome shotgun sequence includes these proteins:
- the METTL2A gene encoding tRNA N(3)-cytidine methyltransferase METTL2A isoform X1 produces the protein MADPYRECALAAVGEKRQQFGSRFLSDPARVFHHNAWDNVEWSEEQAAAAERKVRENSTQRVCQEKQVDYEVNAHKYWNEFYKIHENGFFKDRHWLFTEFPELAPSQNQNHLNDLLPENKRSKVPECRSNEDGPGLQIEEQHKCSSNSLGHKMQMPPVEENVTQKLSHLEICVDEFPGSSATYRILEVGCGVGNTVFPILQTNNDPGLFVYCCDFSSTAVELVQTNSAYDPCRCFAFVHDLCDEDKSYPVPRDSLDIIILIFVLSAVVPDKMQKAINRLSRLLKPGGLMLLRDYGRYDMAQLRFKKGQCLSENFYVRGDGTRVYFFTQDELDTLFTNAGLEKVQNLVDRRLQVNRGKQLTMYRVWIQCKYRKPLLSGTG, from the exons ATGGCCGACCCTTATCGTGAATGCGCGCTGGCTGCGGTCGGCGAGAAGAGGCAGCAGTTTGGGAGCAGATTTCTGAGCGATCCGGCGCGCGTCTTCCACCATAATGCCTG GGACAATGTGGAGTGGTCGGAAGAGCAGGCCGCCGCGGCGGAGAGGAAAGTCCGGGAGAACAGTACCCAGCGGGTGTGCCAGGAGAAGCAAG TTGATTATGAGGTCAATGCCCACAAATATTGGAATGAATTCTACAAAATCCACGAAAATGGATTTTTCAAAGATAGACATTGGCTTTTCACTGAATTCCCAGAGTTGGCACCCAGCCAAAACCAAAATCACTTGAATGATTTGCTCCCAGAGAACAAGAGGAGTAAAGTACCTGAATGTAGAAGCAATGAGGATGGACCTGGCTTACAAATAGAAGAACAACACAAGTGTTCTTCAAATAGCCTTGGACATAAAATGCAGATGCCTCCTGTGGAAGAAAACGTAACTCAGAAACTCAGTCacctggaaatctgtgtggatgAGTTCCCTGGGTCCTCAGCTACCTACAGAATACTTGAG GTTGGTTGTGGTGTGGGAAACACAGTCTTTCCGATTTTACAAACTAACAA TGACCCAGGACTCTTTGTTTACTGTTGTGATTTTTCTTCCACGGCTGTGGAACTGGTCCAG ACAAATTCAGCATATGATCCTTGTCGGTGCTTTGCCTTTGTTCACGATCTATGTGACGAAGATAAGAGTTACCCAGTGCCCAGGGATAGCCTTGATATCATCATCcttatatttgttctttcagcGGTTGTTCCAGACAA GATGCAGAAGGCTATCAACAGGCTGAGCAGACTTCTGAAACCGGGAGGGTTGATGCTTCTGCGAGATTATGGCCGCTATGACATGGCTCAGCTTCGgtttaaaaaag GTCAGTGTCTGTCTGAAAATTTCTATGTGAGAGGTGATGGTACTAGAGTTTACTTCTTCACACAAG ATGAGCTGGATACACTTTTCACTAATGCTGGACTGGAAAAGGTTCAGAACCTGGTGGATCGCCGATTGCAAGTGAACCGAGGGAAACAACTGACAATGTACCGCGTTTGGATTCAGTGCAAATACCGCAAGCCTCTCCTGTCCGGCACTGGCTAA
- the METTL2A gene encoding tRNA N(3)-cytidine methyltransferase METTL2A isoform X2, producing MPGTMWSGRKSRPPRRRGKSGRTVPSGCARRSKVRPVDYEVNAHKYWNEFYKIHENGFFKDRHWLFTEFPELAPSQNQNHLNDLLPENKRSKVPECRSNEDGPGLQIEEQHKCSSNSLGHKMQMPPVEENVTQKLSHLEICVDEFPGSSATYRILEVGCGVGNTVFPILQTNNDPGLFVYCCDFSSTAVELVQTNSAYDPCRCFAFVHDLCDEDKSYPVPRDSLDIIILIFVLSAVVPDKMQKAINRLSRLLKPGGLMLLRDYGRYDMAQLRFKKGQCLSENFYVRGDGTRVYFFTQDELDTLFTNAGLEKVQNLVDRRLQVNRGKQLTMYRVWIQCKYRKPLLSGTG from the exons ATGCCTG GGACAATGTGGAGTGGTCGGAAGAGCAGGCCGCCGCGGCGGAGAGGAAAGTCCGGGAGAACAGTACCCAGCGGGTGTGCCAGGAGAAGCAAGGTGCGCCCAG TTGATTATGAGGTCAATGCCCACAAATATTGGAATGAATTCTACAAAATCCACGAAAATGGATTTTTCAAAGATAGACATTGGCTTTTCACTGAATTCCCAGAGTTGGCACCCAGCCAAAACCAAAATCACTTGAATGATTTGCTCCCAGAGAACAAGAGGAGTAAAGTACCTGAATGTAGAAGCAATGAGGATGGACCTGGCTTACAAATAGAAGAACAACACAAGTGTTCTTCAAATAGCCTTGGACATAAAATGCAGATGCCTCCTGTGGAAGAAAACGTAACTCAGAAACTCAGTCacctggaaatctgtgtggatgAGTTCCCTGGGTCCTCAGCTACCTACAGAATACTTGAG GTTGGTTGTGGTGTGGGAAACACAGTCTTTCCGATTTTACAAACTAACAA TGACCCAGGACTCTTTGTTTACTGTTGTGATTTTTCTTCCACGGCTGTGGAACTGGTCCAG ACAAATTCAGCATATGATCCTTGTCGGTGCTTTGCCTTTGTTCACGATCTATGTGACGAAGATAAGAGTTACCCAGTGCCCAGGGATAGCCTTGATATCATCATCcttatatttgttctttcagcGGTTGTTCCAGACAA GATGCAGAAGGCTATCAACAGGCTGAGCAGACTTCTGAAACCGGGAGGGTTGATGCTTCTGCGAGATTATGGCCGCTATGACATGGCTCAGCTTCGgtttaaaaaag GTCAGTGTCTGTCTGAAAATTTCTATGTGAGAGGTGATGGTACTAGAGTTTACTTCTTCACACAAG ATGAGCTGGATACACTTTTCACTAATGCTGGACTGGAAAAGGTTCAGAACCTGGTGGATCGCCGATTGCAAGTGAACCGAGGGAAACAACTGACAATGTACCGCGTTTGGATTCAGTGCAAATACCGCAAGCCTCTCCTGTCCGGCACTGGCTAA